A stretch of the Candidatus Methylomirabilota bacterium genome encodes the following:
- a CDS encoding rhodanese-like domain-containing protein yields the protein MASTEEIRDPFERINVETAKKLIEEGGMVVVDVREPAEWSQGHIPEAVLIPLGTLMNRPRELLQQDGIIFVCAEGIRSAVACEVAAAIGRTQLFNLEGGTKAWLKQGYSLTR from the coding sequence ATGGCATCAACAGAGGAGATCCGAGATCCATTTGAGCGTATCAACGTTGAGACGGCCAAGAAGCTGATCGAAGAAGGGGGCATGGTCGTCGTTGATGTCCGCGAGCCGGCGGAGTGGAGCCAGGGGCATATCCCCGAGGCGGTACTTATCCCCTTGGGAACGCTGATGAACCGTCCGCGGGAGTTGCTCCAGCAGGATGGCATCATCTTCGTGTGCGCCGAAGGGATCCGGAGCGCGGTGGCCTGCGAGGTTGCCGCGGCTATCGGCAGGACGCAACTGTTTAACCTCGAGGGGGGAACCAAGGCCTGGCTGAAGCAGGGCTATTCCCTTACGCGATGA
- a CDS encoding DUF3105 domain-containing protein — protein MTKPQIAKSQTKKEAKQKARQERVVEQETKRRHGLAGRIGLYAAIAAVLLVGGYWGYGKMTEQHTWTTVPILPSSHVPLGTPHPPYNSDPPTSGPHAPGLAQWGIHTEPVPKEMQVHNLEDGGVAINYSCQDCPDMVKQLTTIAERYDRVILAPYAGLDRKIALTAWGSIDKFDEFDEARIVTFIKAHIGIDHHGAGG, from the coding sequence ATGACAAAGCCGCAGATTGCGAAATCACAGACCAAGAAAGAGGCGAAGCAGAAGGCAAGGCAAGAAAGGGTTGTAGAGCAGGAGACGAAGCGTCGTCATGGGCTTGCAGGGCGAATCGGGCTCTATGCTGCCATTGCGGCCGTCCTGCTGGTTGGCGGCTATTGGGGATACGGCAAGATGACGGAACAGCACACCTGGACCACGGTCCCGATCCTGCCGAGCTCCCACGTTCCTCTCGGCACCCCGCATCCGCCGTATAACAGCGATCCACCAACGTCAGGGCCCCATGCGCCTGGACTGGCTCAGTGGGGCATTCATACCGAGCCGGTTCCCAAGGAGATGCAGGTTCACAATCTCGAGGATGGCGGCGTGGCGATCAACTACTCCTGTCAGGATTGCCCTGACATGGTCAAGCAGCTCACTACGATTGCGGAGCGCTACGATCGCGTGATCCTCGCGCCATACGCCGGCCTGGATCGGAAGATTGCGTTGACGGCATGGGGTAGTATCGACAAGTTCGATGAGTTCGATGAGGCGCGCATCGTCACATTCATCAAAGCTCACATCGGGATTGATCACCACGGCGCCGGCGGCTAA
- a CDS encoding thioesterase family protein codes for MSLREGMMFERVWRVTGAEAADRHGNPLIHVLTTPVVVEWMEEVATMGVQPYLQDGQGTVGSMMEMRHLAPTPIGFMVKVVATLTQMGGRRLTFRIEAFDEVEKIAECQHERVIVDLARFHEKTERKAGGGWPRE; via the coding sequence ATGAGTCTGCGTGAAGGGATGATGTTTGAGAGGGTCTGGAGGGTGACTGGCGCCGAGGCGGCCGACCGGCATGGCAACCCGTTGATTCATGTGCTCACCACGCCGGTTGTGGTCGAGTGGATGGAGGAGGTGGCGACGATGGGTGTGCAGCCGTATCTACAGGATGGCCAGGGTACGGTCGGCAGTATGATGGAGATGAGGCATCTGGCGCCGACTCCGATCGGGTTCATGGTAAAGGTGGTGGCGACGCTGACGCAGATGGGAGGACGACGTCTTACTTTCCGGATCGAAGCGTTCGACGAGGTGGAGAAGATTGCCGAGTGTCAGCATGAGCGGGTCATCGTGGACCTTGCGCGCTTCCACGAGAAGACTGAAAGGAAGGCGGGAGGTGGATGGCCGCGTGAGTGA
- a CDS encoding N-acetyltransferase — MRQHMVRKAKTSDAPAIAHLVNVYAGRGDLLPLTLQEIDGRIGDFHVVEQEGRIAGVCSLFVYGPDLAEIRSLAVWPEFEGKGIGRAVTEACIAIAKDLPIRRVFALTYKPVFFERLGFRVVDRLTLPEKVWKDCRQCSKWDYCDEVAVLLEL; from the coding sequence GTGAGGCAGCATATGGTGAGGAAGGCGAAGACGAGCGATGCACCGGCTATTGCGCACCTGGTGAATGTGTATGCGGGCAGGGGCGATCTGTTGCCCTTGACGCTGCAGGAGATTGACGGTCGGATCGGGGACTTTCACGTCGTTGAGCAGGAGGGGCGGATTGCCGGGGTCTGCTCCCTCTTTGTCTACGGACCGGACCTGGCGGAGATTCGATCACTGGCCGTCTGGCCGGAGTTTGAAGGGAAGGGAATCGGCCGGGCAGTAACCGAGGCCTGCATCGCCATCGCGAAAGATCTGCCGATCAGGCGAGTCTTTGCCCTGACGTACAAGCCGGTTTTCTTTGAGCGTCTCGGATTCCGCGTGGTTGACAGGCTCACACTGCCGGAGAAGGTGTGGAAGGATTGCCGGCAGTGCAGCAAGTGGGACTACTGCGACGAGGTGGCGGTCCTCCTCGAACTGTAA
- a CDS encoding APC family permease, with the protein MPALEKENETTILRRTAEYQPPHSWRTWLIGHPLRTADAPHQAIGKTIGLAVFASDALSSTAYATDEILFVLAAAGAAAFVYALPISLAIVALLTIVTLSYEQTIHAYPGGGGAYIVARDNLGEFPAQMAGGALLTDYILTVAVSVASGVAQMTSAYPSLFPYRVPLAVGLVLFMMLINLRGVRESGAVFAVPTYFFLGMLFLTVGSGLTQYLMGGLGAVQNPPHLGKEPFMQSVSLFLVLHAFSNGTTALTGVEAISNGVPAFKEPRSRNAGITLMWMAAILGTLFLVISFLALKVGAIPSEAETVISQLARTTFEGRGLLYLCTIGATTLILVMAANTAFADFPRLSALLAADGFLPRQLTYRGSRLVYSRGIVALALIASFLIWLFQASVNALIPLYAIGVFLSFTLSQAGMAHRWWKVGHLPPGQEVQERGSTLRREPRWVLKMAINGFGAVCTAVVMLVFAMTKFHDGAWIVILLVPILVAMFSAIHYHYRDLAARLSLEQYGAPPRVSRQRVILAISGVHRGTLEALRYARTLSDDITAVHICTDPVEAETLNRKWESWGDGVRLVVLDSPYRLLLEPLLGYIEEIAAQRQPNEIITIVVPQFVPRRWWHNLLHTQAAMLLRLMLLFKPGIVITDVPYQIE; encoded by the coding sequence GTGCCTGCTCTCGAAAAAGAGAACGAAACAACCATCTTACGGCGAACCGCCGAATACCAGCCGCCTCACTCCTGGCGAACCTGGTTGATCGGCCATCCGCTCCGGACCGCCGATGCCCCTCATCAGGCCATTGGCAAGACCATCGGTCTGGCCGTCTTCGCTTCCGACGCGCTCTCCTCCACCGCATACGCCACCGACGAAATTTTATTCGTTCTGGCCGCTGCCGGGGCCGCAGCATTCGTCTATGCCCTTCCGATTTCGCTGGCCATCGTCGCGTTGCTCACTATTGTCACGCTCTCCTACGAGCAAACGATCCACGCCTATCCGGGGGGCGGGGGCGCCTATATCGTGGCCCGCGATAACCTGGGAGAATTCCCCGCCCAAATGGCCGGGGGCGCACTGTTGACCGATTATATCCTGACGGTAGCCGTTTCGGTAGCTTCCGGCGTGGCCCAGATGACGTCCGCGTATCCCTCCCTTTTCCCCTATCGGGTACCATTGGCGGTTGGGTTGGTGCTGTTCATGATGCTGATTAACCTGCGCGGTGTTCGAGAATCCGGCGCGGTGTTTGCCGTACCCACGTACTTTTTTCTCGGGATGCTGTTTCTGACCGTAGGGAGCGGTCTCACTCAGTACCTGATGGGGGGTCTGGGCGCTGTGCAGAACCCTCCGCATCTCGGGAAAGAACCCTTCATGCAGTCGGTCTCCCTGTTTTTGGTTCTCCATGCCTTCTCCAACGGGACCACCGCCCTCACGGGTGTGGAGGCCATCTCTAACGGGGTCCCTGCGTTTAAGGAACCACGCAGTCGCAACGCAGGGATCACGCTCATGTGGATGGCCGCGATCCTGGGCACGCTCTTCCTGGTTATCTCTTTCCTGGCTCTGAAGGTCGGCGCTATTCCATCGGAGGCGGAAACGGTGATTTCTCAACTCGCGCGCACAACCTTTGAGGGCCGGGGCCTGTTATACCTCTGCACCATCGGGGCCACGACCCTCATCCTGGTCATGGCGGCCAATACAGCCTTTGCCGACTTTCCACGTCTGAGCGCCCTCCTCGCGGCAGATGGCTTTTTGCCCCGGCAACTGACTTATCGGGGAAGCCGGCTCGTTTACTCACGCGGTATTGTGGCGCTGGCCCTCATCGCCTCGTTCCTGATCTGGCTGTTTCAGGCCAGCGTGAACGCGTTAATCCCGCTCTATGCCATTGGGGTGTTCCTCTCTTTCACCCTCTCGCAGGCCGGCATGGCCCACAGGTGGTGGAAGGTCGGACATCTTCCACCGGGGCAGGAGGTGCAAGAACGAGGCTCTACTCTCCGCCGCGAGCCCAGATGGGTGCTGAAGATGGCGATCAACGGTTTTGGTGCGGTATGTACGGCGGTGGTGATGTTGGTCTTTGCCATGACAAAGTTTCACGATGGCGCGTGGATCGTGATCCTGCTGGTGCCAATTCTCGTGGCGATGTTCTCTGCCATCCATTACCATTACCGCGACTTGGCTGCACGTCTTTCGTTAGAGCAGTATGGCGCGCCGCCCCGCGTATCCCGCCAGCGAGTCATCCTGGCGATCAGCGGTGTCCACAGAGGTACGCTGGAGGCGCTCCGCTATGCCCGCACGCTGTCTGACGACATTACGGCCGTGCATATCTGCACTGATCCCGTGGAGGCCGAGACGCTGAACAGGAAATGGGAATCGTGGGGCGACGGGGTCCGTCTGGTGGTGCTCGATTCCCCCTATCGGTTGCTCCTGGAGCCTTTGTTAGGGTATATTGAAGAAATTGCCGCGCAGCGTCAGCCGAACGAAATTATCACCATCGTCGTACCGCAGTTTGTCCCCCGCCGCTGGTGGCACAACCTCTTGCATACTCAGGCCGCGATGCTGCTGCGACTGATGTTATTGTTCAAGCCGGGGATCGTAATTACCGACGTGCCCTATCAAATAGAGTAA
- the hpnD gene encoding presqualene diphosphate synthase HpnD — MNQMSDLRTNSRTITKQSGSNFYYAFLFLPKPKREALYAVYAFCRLSDDLVDESQTEADPAAALTRWRKALDTHFEDGVDSPVITAIGQAARRFHIPKIYFEELLNGMEMDLTRARYTTFEELYPYCYRVASIVGLICIEIFGYTNSQTKTYAEQLGIAFQLTNILRDVGVDAQRGRIYLPQDELKRFGYSEEELLAGRYNHAFTELMRFQCERARGFFRAASAALPAEDERSLLAAEIMRAIYYRLLLRIEAQQYDVFHGNITIGKPRKLLLAGGLWLRSALNLWP, encoded by the coding sequence ATGAATCAGATGAGTGACCTTCGGACCAACAGCCGCACGATCACCAAGCAGAGTGGGTCGAATTTCTATTACGCATTTCTCTTCCTCCCAAAGCCAAAACGGGAGGCACTCTACGCCGTATACGCCTTCTGCCGGCTGAGCGATGATCTGGTGGACGAGTCACAAACCGAAGCTGATCCCGCAGCGGCGCTGACCCGATGGCGCAAAGCGCTAGATACCCACTTCGAGGATGGTGTTGATTCCCCCGTCATCACTGCCATTGGCCAAGCCGCGCGCCGGTTTCATATCCCGAAGATCTATTTCGAGGAGCTACTCAATGGCATGGAGATGGATCTGACGCGCGCCAGATATACGACATTTGAGGAGCTATACCCGTACTGCTACCGCGTCGCCTCAATTGTGGGCCTCATCTGCATCGAAATCTTCGGCTATACCAATTCGCAGACAAAGACGTACGCCGAACAACTGGGCATCGCGTTTCAACTGACCAACATCCTTCGGGACGTGGGAGTTGATGCGCAACGAGGGCGGATCTATCTTCCCCAGGATGAGTTGAAGCGGTTTGGATATTCTGAAGAAGAGCTGCTGGCAGGGCGTTACAACCACGCCTTCACGGAACTGATGCGGTTTCAATGTGAGCGGGCCCGAGGCTTTTTTCGAGCCGCCTCAGCCGCCTTGCCGGCGGAGGATGAGCGATCGCTGCTGGCCGCAGAGATTATGCGAGCCATTTACTACCGCCTGTTGCTCAGGATCGAAGCGCAGCAATACGATGTCTTCCACGGAAATATTACCATCGGCAAACCCAGGAAGCTTCTGTTGGCCGGCGGCCTCTGGCTACGATCGGCGCTGAACTTGTGGCCGTAA
- a CDS encoding kinase/pyrophosphorylase, which yields MNRLSAEGRYQIFALSDATGATAEMVVRAALAQFQRAEVKIRRLPNIRTVGEARRAIETAQVSHGIIVHTLVSEELRQVVLREGRERGVETIDLIGPLLLRLSDQLGVPPLMQPGLFRQLGQEYLHRIEAIEYTVKHDDGQNPLGLDQANIVLVGISRTSKTPLSIYLAGKGWRVANVPVILNLPLPSRLMTTNQERIVGLIVAVDRLVELRRARLERKHAPVAEAYAELEKVRAELSYSRSLFRKAGWPVIDMTSKSIEEAASEVLTLIATPDAPQPTERKGAGARRKSTRRTEPGV from the coding sequence ATGAACCGATTATCAGCCGAGGGCCGTTATCAGATCTTTGCCCTCTCCGACGCTACCGGCGCCACCGCCGAGATGGTTGTTCGAGCGGCGCTGGCCCAGTTTCAGAGGGCAGAGGTGAAGATCCGTCGTCTTCCTAATATCCGAACGGTTGGGGAGGCGCGACGTGCGATTGAGACGGCGCAAGTAAGCCACGGGATCATCGTGCATACGCTGGTGTCGGAAGAGCTTCGCCAGGTCGTGTTACGGGAGGGCCGGGAGCGGGGAGTGGAAACCATCGATCTGATCGGGCCGCTCCTCCTTCGCCTGAGCGACCAACTGGGTGTTCCACCACTTATGCAACCAGGTCTGTTCCGACAACTGGGGCAGGAGTACCTCCATCGAATCGAGGCCATCGAATATACCGTCAAGCACGACGATGGACAGAATCCGCTTGGACTTGATCAAGCCAACATCGTCTTGGTTGGCATCTCGAGGACCTCCAAGACGCCGTTGAGCATCTACCTGGCCGGAAAGGGGTGGCGGGTGGCGAACGTTCCGGTTATTCTCAATCTTCCGCTGCCAAGCCGGTTGATGACGACCAATCAAGAGCGGATCGTCGGGCTAATTGTAGCTGTGGACAGGTTGGTGGAGTTGCGACGAGCCAGACTCGAGCGTAAGCATGCGCCAGTGGCTGAAGCCTATGCTGAGTTGGAGAAGGTGCGCGCTGAGCTTTCTTATAGTCGATCACTCTTTCGTAAGGCGGGCTGGCCGGTCATCGATATGACCAGTAAATCGATCGAGGAGGCGGCGAGCGAGGTACTGACGCTCATAGCCACGCCTGACGCGCCGCAGCCGACCGAGCGGAAGGGTGCCGGCGCCCGTCGGAAGAGCACGAGAAGGACGGAGCCGGGCGTTTAA
- a CDS encoding phosphoglucomutase/phosphomannomutase family protein — translation MPTPLQIRFGTDGWRGVIARDFTFEGVRLVAGAVAATLRTSYPEGHRFLVAVGHDTRFLSRRFAQTTADVLSALGVDAYLTPSHVPTPMLACAIPILQARGGLMVTASHNPPYYNGLKVRTADGGAATATLTDQIEAEVRRLSGDLDGWTGGALPAMDQTSAGAIDLFDPFPLYQERLRTLIDMERIGRSRFHVVIDPMYGATQGIVAGLLRRIGLQVEEIHSEINPWFGGVSPEPLGASLGELAERVKGLNGPRKIGLAFDGDGDRLGAIDETGSYVTPHQVFALLLQHLVARRGLTGTVIKTVSTTTMIDRLAASHGLRLAVTPIGFKHIAEVMRGERFLIGGEESGGIGVSGHIPERDGIASALLLLECLATEEKPLGVLLRELEAKVGPHCYRRLDLQLARQEDGRELGRRFREDPPAHIDGWRVKEVQALDGVKLVGADGGWLLIRPSGTEPVLRLYAEAQTQGQVSRLLDWAKTYADRIQREGSV, via the coding sequence ATGCCGACGCCGCTACAGATCCGGTTCGGGACAGACGGGTGGCGCGGGGTCATCGCCAGAGATTTTACCTTCGAGGGCGTTAGACTGGTAGCCGGCGCCGTAGCTGCAACCCTTCGAACGAGTTATCCCGAAGGCCATCGTTTCCTCGTCGCCGTCGGTCACGATACCCGCTTTCTCTCCCGGCGGTTCGCGCAGACAACGGCAGACGTCTTGAGTGCCCTTGGTGTAGACGCCTACCTCACGCCCTCTCACGTTCCCACCCCGATGTTGGCATGCGCTATCCCAATTCTTCAGGCGCGGGGCGGGTTGATGGTTACCGCTAGTCACAATCCTCCATATTATAACGGGCTGAAAGTCCGTACAGCCGATGGCGGCGCCGCGACTGCGACCTTAACCGACCAGATCGAGGCAGAGGTCCGTCGCCTCTCGGGTGATCTTGACGGATGGACCGGGGGCGCCTTGCCGGCCATGGATCAGACCAGCGCGGGCGCGATCGATCTGTTCGATCCCTTTCCATTGTATCAGGAGCGGCTGCGCACCCTGATCGATATGGAGCGCATCGGCCGCTCGCGTTTCCATGTGGTCATCGATCCGATGTACGGGGCGACGCAGGGCATTGTGGCAGGACTGCTTCGACGGATCGGTCTTCAGGTGGAGGAGATCCACTCGGAGATCAACCCCTGGTTTGGAGGGGTGTCTCCCGAACCGCTGGGTGCGAGCCTCGGAGAGCTTGCTGAACGAGTGAAGGGTCTGAATGGGCCAAGAAAGATCGGACTGGCCTTTGACGGCGACGGCGATCGCCTGGGGGCTATCGATGAGACCGGGTCGTATGTCACGCCTCACCAGGTCTTTGCGCTGTTATTGCAGCATCTGGTGGCCAGACGCGGACTCACTGGAACGGTGATCAAGACCGTTTCCACCACCACGATGATCGATCGGTTGGCCGCGAGTCATGGTCTGCGGCTTGCGGTTACCCCGATCGGGTTCAAGCATATTGCCGAGGTCATGCGAGGGGAGCGGTTTTTGATCGGAGGAGAGGAGAGCGGGGGGATTGGGGTTTCGGGGCACATCCCTGAGCGGGATGGGATTGCCAGTGCGTTGTTGCTGCTGGAGTGTCTGGCGACAGAAGAGAAACCACTTGGGGTATTACTCAGGGAGCTGGAGGCGAAGGTGGGACCTCATTGCTATCGACGCCTTGACCTGCAGCTCGCTCGCCAGGAGGATGGGCGCGAGCTCGGAAGGCGCTTCAGAGAGGACCCGCCGGCCCATATCGACGGGTGGCGGGTGAAAGAGGTGCAAGCCCTGGATGGCGTGAAGCTGGTCGGGGCAGACGGCGGCTGGCTGCTCATCAGACCGTCGGGGACAGAACCCGTGCTTCGCCTCTACGCCGAGGCCCAGACTCAGGGTCAGGTCTCTCGACTACTCGACTGGGCGAAGACGTACGCGGACAGGATTCAGAGGGAGGGTAGCGTATGA
- a CDS encoding alpha/beta fold hydrolase, translating into MDRWSRVGIMCRMVVAMVAMSASTVGAAEQENAIVKEEFLVQGRDQGVKLFVREKRLANLPKITKENVILFIHGIPNPGSVIFDLAVPGYSWLEYVAERGFDAFTLDIRGFGRSTRPAEMKEPPHQNLPLVRADQVMRDIDVAVDYIRSKRKVDKVNIIGYSIGASWSALYATLHPEKVNKLVMFGAIYGKNSTFVSAFGDPSNPDRPNLEMGAYRYLARKELLDQWDGWIKPELQDEWRDKEVVHTWISAFLSSDPTAKQRSPESVEVPNGPYIDWHEIHAGRSLFDPARVKAPTMIVRGSAEELITNEAADELLQKLTAAPSKRRLDIGDSTHYALLEKNRLQLYRGVQNFLEE; encoded by the coding sequence ATGGATCGCTGGTCGCGAGTTGGCATAATGTGCCGGATGGTGGTCGCTATGGTCGCGATGAGCGCCTCTACCGTGGGCGCGGCGGAGCAGGAGAACGCCATTGTGAAGGAGGAATTTTTGGTGCAGGGAAGGGACCAGGGGGTTAAACTGTTTGTTCGAGAGAAGCGGCTCGCAAACCTGCCGAAGATCACGAAAGAGAATGTGATTCTATTTATTCACGGGATTCCGAATCCTGGCTCAGTCATTTTTGATCTTGCCGTTCCCGGATATTCTTGGTTGGAGTATGTGGCCGAACGCGGCTTTGACGCTTTTACTCTGGATATCAGGGGATTCGGACGCTCGACCAGGCCGGCGGAGATGAAAGAACCTCCGCATCAGAACCTTCCCCTCGTTCGAGCAGATCAGGTAATGCGGGATATTGATGTCGCCGTCGATTACATTCGTTCCAAGCGGAAGGTGGATAAGGTCAATATTATTGGATACTCTATTGGCGCATCCTGGTCGGCCCTCTATGCGACGCTGCATCCGGAAAAGGTGAACAAGCTGGTCATGTTCGGGGCGATTTACGGGAAGAATTCTACCTTCGTCAGCGCGTTCGGTGATCCGAGCAACCCGGACCGACCGAACCTTGAAATGGGAGCCTATCGCTATCTCGCTCGAAAGGAGCTGCTTGATCAGTGGGATGGATGGATCAAGCCAGAGCTCCAGGATGAATGGCGAGACAAAGAGGTTGTCCACACCTGGATCAGCGCGTTCTTGAGTTCCGATCCTACAGCCAAACAACGCAGTCCGGAATCAGTCGAGGTCCCCAACGGTCCGTACATCGATTGGCACGAAATCCACGCGGGACGATCATTGTTTGACCCGGCGAGGGTCAAGGCGCCGACCATGATTGTTCGAGGGAGCGCGGAAGAGCTGATAACCAACGAAGCGGCTGATGAGCTCCTCCAGAAGCTCACGGCGGCGCCATCCAAGCGGCGACTGGACATCGGGGATTCGACCCATTACGCGCTGCTGGAGAAGAACCGCCTCCAACTCTATCGAGGCGTACAGAACTTTCTGGAGGAGTGA
- the rtcA gene encoding RNA 3'-phosphate cyclase: MSGAASGVLRIDGSYGEGGGQILRTAVALSAVLGRPVELIKIRAGRTKPGLQPQHLSVVKTLAEITGAEVHGAELGSSRLYFAPGPINGGLRRLDVGTAGAVSLVFQAILAPLTFAGEPSILSLTGGTHVPWSPPAPYISEVFLPIVEGMGLTADWQLERGGFYPKGGGQVRAAVQPLAWLSSIDLTQRGALLAIRGISAVAGLPRGIAERQANRLRCRLIDAGYTIEIKVVGLDAACPGNTVFVWAEFERARAGFGALGERGKPAERVADEAADGLLDFLAGDTATEGHLADQLAVLMALADGRSALTTARVSQHLLTNLWTIQQFLPITVLLEGRLGGPGRLSIDGVGLKAASWGATARAPACAPHADR, encoded by the coding sequence ATGAGCGGCGCGGCGAGTGGTGTGCTCAGGATAGACGGATCGTACGGTGAGGGGGGCGGGCAGATTCTCAGGACGGCCGTGGCTCTATCCGCCGTCCTTGGCAGACCTGTTGAGCTTATCAAAATTCGGGCGGGCCGAACGAAGCCCGGCTTGCAACCGCAGCACCTCTCTGTTGTCAAGACGCTCGCCGAGATTACGGGCGCCGAAGTGCACGGGGCGGAACTCGGCTCTTCCCGGCTGTATTTTGCCCCTGGACCAATTAATGGAGGATTACGTCGGTTAGACGTCGGGACAGCCGGCGCGGTATCGCTCGTGTTTCAGGCAATCCTTGCCCCGCTTACATTTGCAGGCGAACCATCGATTCTCAGCCTTACGGGCGGCACGCACGTTCCATGGAGTCCGCCGGCTCCATACATCTCCGAGGTCTTTCTGCCGATAGTGGAAGGGATGGGGCTGACTGCCGACTGGCAACTGGAACGGGGCGGCTTTTATCCCAAGGGAGGTGGACAGGTGCGAGCTGCCGTGCAGCCGCTGGCGTGGCTGAGCTCGATTGACCTCACGCAGCGCGGAGCGCTGCTGGCTATTCGGGGTATATCAGCCGTAGCCGGACTCCCCAGAGGCATTGCCGAGCGACAGGCCAATCGACTCCGATGCCGGCTCATCGACGCCGGGTATACGATCGAGATCAAGGTTGTAGGGCTCGACGCCGCTTGCCCGGGCAATACCGTGTTTGTCTGGGCCGAATTTGAGCGGGCTCGTGCCGGCTTCGGTGCGCTTGGCGAGCGCGGTAAACCCGCGGAGCGCGTCGCTGATGAAGCAGCCGACGGCCTACTCGACTTTCTTGCAGGCGATACCGCCACCGAGGGTCATCTGGCAGATCAACTCGCGGTACTCATGGCGCTGGCCGACGGTCGCTCGGCCCTCACCACGGCGCGCGTGAGCCAACATCTGCTTACGAACCTGTGGACGATTCAGCAGTTTCTGCCGATAACGGTATTGCTTGAAGGCCGGCTTGGCGGACCGGGCCGCCTCAGCATCGACGGGGTCGGGCTGAAAGCCGCGTCATGGGGGGCGACGGCACGCGCTCCTGCCTGTGCCCCGCATGCAGACAGGTGA